DNA from Roseimicrobium sp. ORNL1:
GAAGGCCAGGCCGCCGGCAAGTGGCCGAACACCCCTGTGGTGGATCCCGAATTCCTCGCCCTGCAGGCGAAGAAAATGGACCTCATCCGCCTGCACGTGCTGGGCGGCGGCGACACCGCGAAGGTGAAGTCCGCGCTGAAGGATGTGGGTGTGGCCGAAGTCGAGTTCTACCGCGCGCGTGGTCTGTTCGATGAGTACGCGAAGGCGAACTCGGTGGCGTAGTGGTGCGGCGGTCTGATTTTCGGACCGCTAATAGCAGCTAACGAACGCTGATTTTTTGGGCGGGCTCTCGTAGTGAGAGCCCGTTTTTGTTTTGTGATGGCATGGATTCACCGTGTCGTGGTAAAAGTGGCGGCATGAGTGAAGAGGCCCGTCATTGTTCCATCTGTGGTGACCTCCTGGTAGAGGTCGAAGCGGCGCTGAACCGCACGTGGGGAAATGTTATTGCTACGGGCTTTGGGAGCTCCGTGCTGGAGATTAGAAATGGGAAGGCGGACTGGATGCCCTTCATGACACCGGACCGCAGTGCGCGGGGATTGTATTGCACCAAGTGCGGGTCACTGACGATTGCGCCAACGTTGGGAGAGCATCGGCGGGCGCTTGGGTTGGAACCGTGATTCCCGTCAGAGCCGGTCGTGTCGTATTGACATGCCTATCCCCAGCATGCCCGCAGTCGTGTTGATTTCTCCCCCACTAGTTGTTTGCGCGGCATCCGGCGATGGCGCAGGGAAGGCTGTGTGTGCTGGTGGAGGATACGTTGTTCTTCGCCGCTGCGCGCTACCCGCTACCCGCTGTGCTTCCATCAATGCGCATCGGCCATCGCGCTCGGCAGCACTGTATGCTCATGACATCACTACCCGCCCATAGGGAAACTTGTGTGGCGAAGCCACCTTGGACTGCGCGCAGCCCTGCTGCCGCTTTCCAGAGTCCACAGCCTGCTGTGGCGATGGTGGCACTCGCTCGTAAGGTGATATGTCCAGAAAGCTTGGCGACTTCGTCGCAGTGTAGTGTGCAGCAGGCTGCACTGGGGAAAGCGGCAGCAGGGCTGCACGCAGTCCAGGGACGCTTCGCGTCACAGCATCCGAATCAATCGCATGATTTACGCCTTGAGAGGCCGGACTGAGATACGGTCGTCGCTCCGCGACTGAGCAGCCACCCTTGCTATGAATGGCTACAACGGCCAAACCCTTGGCACCAGTACGATGGCCACCACAAAAATGACCAGTGTGAGTGGCCCACCGACACGGAGATAGTCGAAGAACCGGTAGCGTCCCGGCCCATAGACCATGAGGCACGCGGGCTCGAGAGGCGTGAGGTAGGAGCAGCTTGCGGCGACGGCGACCATCATGGCAAAAGTGCGGGGATTCACGCCGAGTTGCAGGGCTGTCTGGATGGCCACGGGTAGAACCACCACGGCGGCGGCTTGGTTGGACATGGGTTGGGTGAGGAGCACGGTGAGGGCGAAGAAGGCGCTGAGCAGCCAGAGAGGGCCGGCGTGGCCCACCCAATCCACAATCAAATCGGCGAGATACGCGGCGGTGCCGGTGTGCTCCATGGCGACACCCAGTGAGAGCATGGAGGCCACGAGCACGAGAACCTTCCACTCCACGGCCTGATAGGCTTCCTCCGAGCTGAGACACCGCGTAACGAAGACGGCAAAGACACCCAGCATCACGGCCACGGGCAGTGTGACCAGTTTGAACGTGGGCAGGAGTATCACCAGCAGGAAGATGATCATGGCCCACGGTGCATGCTTCACCTTGGGGCGTTCCCCCTCCAGCATGCCGAGGATGCTGAAGACGCGCTGGTCACTCACACGAATCATTTGCTCACGACGTCCCTGCACGAGCAGGATGTCGCCCACCTTGATGGGAATGGTGCTCATCTTCTTGTGCATGGTCTCACCGTGGCGGCTGAGGCCCAGCACTTGCAGGTCATAACGCTCGCGGAATCCGGCGTTCTTGAGTGTGCGACCAATGAGGCGTGAGCCGGGCAGTACCAGTACCTCGGCGAGTTCCTGTTCATCCGGTGTGATGGCGGGATCAGAAAGCTTCACGTCCGCCTTGATGTCGATGCCGGGAATATCCTTGATGCGCACGATGTCATCCGAACTGCCTTCCACGATGATGACATCACCACCTCGCAGCATGGAGCCGGCGCGTGGCTCGTAATATTCATCCTTGTTGCGGATGATGCGCACGAGGGTGAGTTCCAGGTCACGCCCGAGACCGGACTTGGCCACGGTCTTGCCTGCGAGAGGGGAGTCATCGTGGATGAGAAGCTCAAACAGGTAGGGGCGCACCACCAGTGTGGAATCCTCCTCAGAGGA
Protein-coding regions in this window:
- a CDS encoding SLC13 family permease; this translates as MAIPLQRQHTTTVRPLPLLMTPDIAILLALTTAALVFFSFEWISADVVALGLLLSLTLFGLVPLDRAFAGFGSDTFILILGLLIMTAALVRTGVVDLMGRTILRHSGTNPKVLYIVLLVAAAGLSAFMSNTAAAALFIPVVFGIAKRAKISPGKLLMPLAFASIVSSSVSLISTSTNIVVSGLMQQHKMAPMGMFEMAPVGVPIAVLGVLYMIFVGRKLVPDRFGASSEEDSTLVVRPYLFELLIHDDSPLAGKTVAKSGLGRDLELTLVRIIRNKDEYYEPRAGSMLRGGDVIIVEGSSDDIVRIKDIPGIDIKADVKLSDPAITPDEQELAEVLVLPGSRLIGRTLKNAGFRERYDLQVLGLSRHGETMHKKMSTIPIKVGDILLVQGRREQMIRVSDQRVFSILGMLEGERPKVKHAPWAMIIFLLVILLPTFKLVTLPVAVMLGVFAVFVTRCLSSEEAYQAVEWKVLVLVASMLSLGVAMEHTGTAAYLADLIVDWVGHAGPLWLLSAFFALTVLLTQPMSNQAAAVVVLPVAIQTALQLGVNPRTFAMMVAVAASCSYLTPLEPACLMVYGPGRYRFFDYLRVGGPLTLVIFVVAIVLVPRVWPL